A single window of Rhizobium indicum DNA harbors:
- a CDS encoding NAD-glutamate dehydrogenase, which translates to MAARNNPKREKQIESARKIAKATGEAHLDPEILFGRASNDDLELYTPEMLALSAVHSAKELAAWNGKAPRVGIDTIADVTPDGIAVSVLSVTDQNMPFLFESVMGEVTSTYRDLFMAVHPILVMEKGKALTTYSADHPSDPANRVSHIQLHIAPLNSAQAADLVKRIEKVLEQVRLSVFDWKPMLSKIDGVIAELAANGASRKKADRDEAVAFLTWLRDENFTFLGMREYVYSGKGTDARVERDKGAGLGILSNPDVLVLRTGKDAVTTTPEILAFLDGPDFLIVTKANVKSIVHRRAYMDYVGVKRFDAEGNVTGELRIVGLFTSTAYTSLASEIPLLRSKIDKVKEHFGFDPMSHSGRMLDNTLESYPRDDLFQIDTTLLASFAEQINDLADRPRVRVLPRIDHFDRFVSVIIYVPREEYDSIVRERIGTYLKTVYDGRVSAYYPAFPEGGVARVHFIIGRSGGKTPRIPQAKLEQVIREITARWDDRFEALSGAKAPKISVDQAFQDSFTPEETVADLADIGACAAGEPLRIQFYHRQEEQGPILSLKIFHAGGQLALSRRVPLLENLGFNVVSERTFDIGVPVADGEKKLVVLHDMELEARNGGEIDLVRYGAALEEAFVAAFAGTIDNDSFNRLILSAGLSARETNVLRAYARYLRQAGIAYSQDYIATTLDKYPVVAAAIFRLFHDTLDTRLSEKARVKKLAELHQAIEAELADVPSLDDDRILRRYVNIVDATLRTNYFQKNPDGSPKPMLAFKLDPHLVDGLPQPKPFREMFVYGVEVEGVHLRFGKVARGGLRWSDRAEDYRTEVLGLVKAQQVKNAVIVPVGAKGGFYPKKLPVGGSRDEIFNTGREAYKTYIRTLLSITDNISGADIAPPKDTVRLDGDDPYFVVAADKGTATFSDTANALAQEAGFWLDDAFASGGSAGYDHKKMGITARGAWETAKRHFREMDIDIQTTPFTVAGVGDMSGDVFGNGMLLSPKIRLIAAFDHRDIIIDPDPDMEKTLTERQRLFDLPRSSWQDFDKSVLSKGAMIISRAAKSVKLTPEAVAAIGIDKAVATPFEIMTAILKSEVDLLWFGGIGTYVKAPSETDTEVGDRANDPIRITAVEVRAKVIGEGANLGVTQKGRIAYGLQGGRCNSDAIDNSAGVNTSDVEVNIKIALAAAMHDGRLTRAKRDQLLSSMTGEVATLVLRNNYLQSLAISLTERKGTANGLELGRFMSVLEGAGQLNRKVETLPDEQTLAERYTAGKPLTRPEIGVLVSYAKIVLFDALAASDLPDDPYFIATLSNYFPVKMQKSNAGDIAGHRLKREIVATVLANEAINRGGPSFTVAMMDATAASAPEVVRAAIVARDGFDLTSLWAGTDALDGKISGEMQNRIYEEISHSFIVLTRLLLKTGMTKADMAEVISRLQAALKKLKTAFAGQVAGEVAVRQAEYSQAGLPEKLAADIASLPIFALVPEIMQIAERTGEPLVRAAENYIAVSQTFRIGRLLAAGGRILTSDHYENLALARSIDQIASARRDIVISALSDHGKEKLPVQAWHAQDRIRINRILEELSSLSDGGDPNLARITVAAGILTDLARDRVR; encoded by the coding sequence ATGGCTGCCAGAAACAATCCGAAACGGGAAAAGCAGATCGAAAGCGCGCGCAAGATCGCCAAGGCGACAGGCGAGGCGCATCTCGATCCGGAAATTCTCTTCGGCCGGGCAAGCAATGACGATCTCGAACTCTATACACCGGAAATGCTGGCGCTCTCCGCGGTGCATTCGGCAAAGGAACTTGCTGCCTGGAACGGCAAGGCGCCCCGCGTCGGCATCGACACGATTGCCGATGTGACGCCTGATGGCATCGCCGTCTCGGTGCTTTCAGTCACCGACCAGAACATGCCTTTTCTGTTTGAATCGGTCATGGGCGAAGTGACGAGCACCTACCGCGACCTGTTCATGGCCGTGCATCCCATCCTTGTCATGGAAAAGGGCAAGGCGCTGACGACGTATTCCGCAGATCACCCGAGCGATCCGGCCAACCGCGTCAGCCATATCCAGCTTCATATAGCGCCCCTCAATTCCGCCCAGGCCGCCGATCTCGTCAAACGCATCGAAAAAGTCCTCGAACAGGTCCGCCTGTCGGTTTTCGACTGGAAGCCGATGCTTTCCAAGATCGACGGAGTGATCGCCGAGCTTGCGGCCAACGGCGCCAGCCGGAAGAAGGCCGATCGCGACGAAGCCGTCGCTTTCCTGACCTGGCTGCGCGATGAGAATTTCACTTTCCTCGGCATGCGGGAATATGTCTATTCCGGCAAGGGGACCGATGCCAGGGTCGAGCGCGACAAGGGTGCTGGCCTCGGCATCCTTTCCAACCCCGATGTTCTCGTGCTGCGCACCGGCAAGGACGCCGTGACGACGACGCCTGAGATCCTTGCCTTCCTCGACGGCCCCGACTTCCTGATCGTCACCAAGGCGAATGTGAAATCGATCGTCCATCGCCGCGCCTATATGGATTATGTCGGCGTCAAGCGCTTCGACGCGGAGGGCAACGTCACCGGTGAGCTGCGCATCGTCGGCCTTTTCACCTCGACGGCCTATACCTCGCTCGCCTCGGAAATCCCGCTGCTGCGTTCCAAGATCGACAAGGTGAAGGAACATTTCGGCTTCGACCCGATGAGCCATTCCGGCCGCATGCTCGACAACACCCTGGAATCCTATCCGCGCGACGATCTTTTCCAGATCGACACGACGCTGCTTGCAAGTTTTGCCGAACAGATCAACGACTTGGCCGATCGGCCGCGCGTCCGCGTCCTGCCGCGAATCGACCATTTCGACCGCTTCGTCTCGGTGATCATCTATGTGCCGCGTGAGGAATATGATTCGATCGTCCGCGAACGGATCGGCACCTATCTGAAGACTGTCTATGACGGCCGTGTCTCCGCCTATTACCCGGCTTTCCCGGAAGGCGGCGTGGCGCGCGTGCATTTCATCATCGGCCGCTCGGGCGGCAAGACGCCACGCATTCCGCAGGCAAAACTCGAGCAGGTGATCCGCGAGATCACGGCCCGCTGGGACGACCGTTTCGAGGCGCTGTCAGGCGCCAAGGCCCCGAAGATATCCGTCGACCAGGCCTTCCAGGATTCCTTCACGCCGGAGGAAACCGTGGCCGACCTCGCCGATATCGGTGCCTGCGCCGCCGGCGAACCGCTGCGCATCCAGTTCTACCATCGTCAGGAAGAACAGGGCCCCATCCTTTCCTTGAAGATTTTCCACGCCGGCGGCCAGCTGGCGCTGTCGCGCCGCGTGCCGCTTCTCGAGAATCTCGGCTTCAATGTCGTCAGTGAACGCACTTTCGACATCGGGGTGCCGGTCGCCGATGGAGAAAAGAAACTCGTCGTGCTGCACGACATGGAGCTCGAGGCCCGCAATGGTGGCGAAATCGATCTGGTGCGTTACGGCGCCGCCCTCGAGGAAGCCTTCGTCGCCGCCTTCGCCGGCACGATCGACAATGACAGCTTCAACCGGCTGATTCTTTCGGCCGGGCTTTCGGCACGCGAGACCAACGTGCTGCGCGCCTATGCCCGTTATCTCCGCCAAGCCGGCATCGCCTATTCGCAAGACTATATCGCAACGACGCTCGATAAATATCCCGTCGTCGCCGCCGCCATCTTCCGGCTGTTCCACGACACACTCGACACCCGGCTTTCGGAGAAGGCCCGCGTCAAGAAGCTTGCCGAACTGCACCAGGCGATCGAGGCCGAGCTTGCCGACGTGCCGAGCCTCGACGACGACCGTATCCTGCGCCGCTACGTCAACATCGTCGATGCGACGCTGCGCACCAATTATTTCCAGAAGAACCCGGACGGCTCGCCGAAACCGATGTTGGCCTTCAAGCTCGATCCGCACCTGGTCGATGGGCTGCCGCAGCCGAAACCCTTCCGCGAGATGTTCGTCTACGGCGTCGAAGTCGAAGGTGTGCACCTGCGCTTCGGCAAGGTGGCGCGCGGCGGTCTGCGCTGGTCGGACCGCGCCGAGGATTACCGCACCGAGGTGCTCGGCCTCGTCAAGGCGCAGCAAGTGAAGAATGCGGTCATCGTGCCGGTCGGCGCCAAGGGCGGCTTCTATCCGAAGAAGCTCCCGGTCGGCGGCAGCCGCGACGAGATCTTCAATACTGGCCGCGAGGCTTACAAGACCTATATCCGCACGCTGCTTTCGATCACCGACAATATATCTGGCGCCGACATCGCCCCGCCGAAGGATACCGTCAGGCTCGACGGTGACGATCCCTATTTCGTCGTCGCCGCCGACAAGGGCACCGCGACCTTCTCCGACACCGCCAATGCACTGGCGCAGGAAGCCGGCTTCTGGCTGGACGACGCCTTTGCCTCCGGCGGCTCGGCCGGTTACGACCACAAGAAGATGGGCATCACCGCCCGCGGCGCCTGGGAAACCGCGAAACGGCATTTCCGGGAAATGGACATCGACATCCAGACGACGCCCTTCACCGTCGCCGGCGTCGGCGACATGTCGGGCGACGTCTTCGGCAACGGCATGCTGCTCTCTCCGAAGATCCGGCTCATTGCCGCCTTCGATCACCGCGACATCATCATCGATCCCGACCCCGATATGGAAAAGACGCTGACGGAGCGCCAGCGGCTCTTCGACCTGCCGCGTTCGAGCTGGCAGGATTTTGATAAGAGCGTGCTGTCGAAGGGTGCGATGATCATTTCTCGCGCAGCGAAATCGGTCAAACTGACGCCGGAAGCAGTTGCCGCAATCGGCATCGACAAGGCTGTCGCCACGCCCTTCGAGATCATGACGGCGATCCTGAAGAGTGAGGTCGACCTGCTCTGGTTCGGCGGCATCGGCACCTATGTGAAAGCGCCGTCCGAAACCGACACCGAAGTCGGCGACCGCGCCAACGACCCGATCCGCATCACCGCGGTGGAGGTGCGCGCCAAGGTGATCGGCGAGGGCGCAAATCTCGGCGTTACTCAGAAAGGCCGCATCGCCTACGGTCTGCAAGGTGGGCGCTGCAATTCCGACGCCATCGACAACTCGGCCGGCGTCAATACCTCGGACGTCGAGGTCAATATCAAGATCGCGCTGGCAGCCGCCATGCATGACGGACGCCTGACGCGCGCAAAACGCGACCAGCTTCTTTCTTCGATGACCGGCGAAGTGGCGACCCTGGTGCTGCGCAACAACTACCTGCAGTCGCTGGCGATCTCGCTGACGGAACGCAAGGGGACGGCAAACGGTCTGGAGCTTGGCCGCTTCATGAGCGTGCTCGAGGGCGCCGGCCAGCTGAACCGCAAGGTCGAGACGCTGCCGGACGAGCAGACCCTGGCCGAGCGCTATACGGCCGGCAAGCCGCTGACACGGCCGGAAATCGGCGTACTGGTGTCCTATGCCAAGATCGTGCTCTTCGATGCGCTGGCCGCAAGCGATCTGCCCGACGATCCCTATTTCATCGCGACGCTTTCGAATTATTTCCCCGTGAAAATGCAGAAGTCGAATGCCGGCGATATCGCCGGCCACCGCCTGAAGCGCGAAATCGTCGCGACCGTGCTCGCCAACGAAGCGATCAACCGCGGCGGGCCAAGCTTCACCGTCGCCATGATGGACGCAACGGCGGCTTCGGCACCGGAAGTGGTGCGCGCCGCAATCGTCGCTAGAGACGGTTTCGACCTGACCAGCCTCTGGGCCGGGACGGACGCCCTGGACGGCAAGATATCAGGCGAGATGCAGAACCGCATCTACGAGGAGATCAGCCACAGCTTTATCGTGCTGACGCGCCTGCTGTTGAAAACGGGCATGACCAAGGCCGATATGGCGGAAGTGATTAGCCGGCTGCAGGCAGCCCTGAAGAAGCTGAAAACCGCCTTCGCCGGACAGGTGGCCGGCGAGGTCGCCGTGCGCCAGGCGGAGTACAGCCAGGCGGGCCTGCCCGAAAAACTCGCCGCCGACATCGCCAGCCTCCCGATCTTCGCACTGGTGCCGGAGATCATGCAGATCGCCGAGCGCACCGGCGAACCCCTGGTGCGCGCCGCCGAGAACTACATCGCCGTGTCGCAGACCTTCCGTATCGGCAGGCTGCTGGCGGCGGGCGGGCGGATCCTCACCTCTGACCATTACGAGAATCTGGCGCTTGCCCGCAGCATCGACCAGATCGCCAGTGCAAGGCGCGACATCGTCATCTCGGCCCTTTCCGATCACGGCAAGGAAAAGCTTCCCGTTCAAGCCTGGCATGCGCAGGATCGTATCCGCATCAACCGTATCCTCGAGGAACTTTCAAGCCTCAGCGACGGCGGCGATCCCAATCTCGCGCGTATTACCGTTGCTGCAGGTATCCTGACCGATCTTGCGCGCGACCGGGTGAGGTGA
- the pdxY gene encoding pyridoxal kinase PdxY, giving the protein MSENAAGAVIVISSHVVRGSVGNRAAVFALETLGHPVWALPTIVLPWHPGHGRSTRLTFAETDFDAAIDDLIRAPWIGEVKAVLSGYFGNAAQARSVARLIGALRQNNPELLYVCDPVMGDLGGLYVPEATAEAIRDHLIPLASLATPNRYELAWLSGAALEDNSAIMEAALALGPSRMLVTSAVPMMAGGTGNLYLSGRHALLAEHRVVENPPNGLGDLIAAVFLSRLLSGIEDEKALQLATASVFEVLARAVKRGSNELMLASDASSLSTPMAMVQMRRLVHPAQRRKK; this is encoded by the coding sequence ATGTCGGAAAATGCAGCGGGCGCAGTCATCGTCATTTCCAGCCATGTGGTGCGGGGCTCGGTCGGAAACCGGGCAGCCGTCTTTGCGCTGGAGACGCTCGGTCATCCGGTCTGGGCCTTGCCGACCATCGTGCTGCCCTGGCATCCCGGCCACGGCCGCTCGACGCGGCTGACTTTTGCGGAAACGGATTTCGACGCGGCGATCGACGATCTGATCCGCGCGCCCTGGATCGGCGAAGTCAAGGCGGTGCTCTCGGGCTATTTTGGCAATGCCGCCCAGGCGCGCTCCGTCGCCCGGCTGATCGGTGCGCTGAGGCAAAACAATCCCGAGCTGCTCTATGTCTGCGATCCCGTCATGGGCGATCTCGGCGGCCTTTACGTGCCGGAAGCGACCGCTGAGGCCATTCGCGACCATCTCATTCCGCTCGCCTCGCTCGCAACGCCGAACCGCTACGAGCTCGCATGGCTTTCGGGGGCAGCCCTCGAAGACAACAGCGCGATCATGGAGGCGGCGCTCGCGCTCGGACCATCGCGCATGCTCGTCACTTCGGCGGTGCCGATGATGGCGGGTGGTACCGGCAATCTCTATCTTTCCGGCCGTCACGCCCTTCTTGCCGAGCATCGTGTTGTCGAGAACCCGCCGAATGGTCTCGGCGACCTCATCGCCGCCGTCTTCCTGTCGCGCCTGCTCTCCGGGATCGAGGACGAAAAGGCACTGCAGCTTGCCACCGCCAGCGTCTTCGAGGTGCTTGCGCGTGCCGTCAAGCGCGGCAGCAACGAGTTGATGCTGGCAAGCGATGCTTCCAGTCTTTCGACGCCGATGGCCATGGTGCAGATGCGCCGCCTCGTGCACCCGGCGCAGCGGCGGAAAAAATGA
- a CDS encoding carbonic anhydrase gives MQRFPNPLLDGYRNFMNGRYADARDRYRQLAENGQSPHTLVIACSDSRAAPELIFDAGPGELFVIRNVANMVPPYEPDGHFHSTSAALEFAVQVLKVSDIVVMGHGRCGGIRSALDPNAEPLSPGDFIGRWMSLVKPAAEQIQSNDVMTAAERQTALERVSIRNSINNLRSFPDIKALEEAGKIHLHGAWFDISTGELWVMDAETRDFIRPEI, from the coding sequence ATGCAGCGTTTTCCAAATCCCCTTCTGGACGGCTATCGCAACTTTATGAACGGGCGTTATGCCGACGCCCGCGACAGGTATCGGCAGCTTGCCGAAAACGGTCAGAGTCCCCATACGCTTGTCATTGCCTGTTCGGACTCTCGCGCGGCACCCGAGCTGATCTTCGATGCCGGCCCGGGCGAGCTCTTCGTCATCCGCAACGTCGCCAACATGGTGCCGCCTTACGAGCCGGACGGTCATTTTCATTCGACCTCGGCCGCACTCGAATTTGCCGTGCAGGTGCTGAAGGTCTCGGATATCGTCGTCATGGGCCACGGCCGCTGCGGCGGCATCCGCTCAGCACTCGATCCGAATGCCGAGCCATTGTCGCCCGGCGATTTCATCGGCCGCTGGATGTCGCTGGTCAAACCCGCCGCCGAACAGATCCAGAGCAACGACGTGATGACAGCGGCCGAGCGGCAGACGGCGCTGGAGCGTGTCTCCATCCGCAATTCGATCAACAATCTCAGAAGCTTTCCCGACATCAAGGCGCTCGAGGAAGCGGGAAAGATTCATCTCCACGGTGCCTGGTTCGACATTTCGACCGGTGAACTCTGGGTCATGGACGCCGAGACACGCGACTTCATTCGTCCCGAAATCTAG
- a CDS encoding GGDEF domain-containing protein, with protein MKFETIKRVILAAIMLPFVFMLIEGVVVIRSSVNQYWNLEKDRQFADVLARGGSIAATEILTEIGATRRYLADPSSRTAIDMQQSRVTLDRERHAFYASLPSRDALDEGLVGELSILSLAYSRIVAARSAVDQGRYTGSDPGSIYWYAALKQLAVVDALSPLISDPVLLEKSNQLMGILLTYYGERLITGIGTRYLNQGASARLPVELFVQGKVMLGEGMDHMVFHSSAPVVRHIVAYLGRSSQVKANAITDAILAGSRPTRAVHDVWAAAQSERMTFLQQKMIEAAKDIHETGESLSTRSHIHLTRILALCAGLLILATLVLLLAAKGLRLIDRLTQDRETLVGELRSAAQTDLLTGLYNRRGFEVAASALLTQAEHGSRWISVVLFDLDHFKKINDLHGHDAGDAVLRHVAGVARENFRSFDLLVRHGGEEFLALLPDSTPDDAAIVAERVRLAIEAAEIPLPSGDVLKVTASFGCAGRANEATNRNFEDLVKRADLALYAAKASGRNCVVSGPIIQAPVQEERRKAASGGGFDSRK; from the coding sequence ATGAAGTTCGAAACCATCAAAAGGGTTATCCTGGCCGCCATCATGCTGCCCTTCGTCTTCATGCTCATTGAAGGCGTCGTCGTCATACGTTCTTCGGTCAATCAATACTGGAACCTCGAAAAGGACCGGCAGTTCGCCGATGTGCTTGCCCGTGGCGGGTCGATCGCCGCAACGGAGATTCTGACTGAGATCGGCGCCACCCGCCGCTACCTCGCAGACCCCAGCAGCAGGACTGCCATCGACATGCAGCAAAGCCGGGTGACGCTCGATCGCGAACGCCACGCTTTTTATGCCAGCCTGCCCTCCCGCGATGCGCTCGACGAGGGGCTCGTCGGCGAATTATCGATTCTCAGCCTTGCCTACAGCCGCATCGTCGCGGCGCGCAGCGCCGTAGACCAGGGGCGTTATACCGGCAGTGATCCCGGTTCCATCTACTGGTATGCGGCTCTCAAGCAGCTTGCCGTCGTCGATGCGCTTTCGCCGCTGATCAGCGATCCGGTGCTGCTTGAGAAATCCAACCAGCTGATGGGTATCCTGCTGACCTATTACGGCGAAAGGCTGATCACCGGGATCGGCACCCGTTATCTCAACCAAGGGGCTTCCGCCAGATTGCCGGTGGAGCTTTTCGTACAGGGCAAGGTCATGCTCGGCGAGGGCATGGATCACATGGTTTTCCATTCCTCCGCGCCGGTCGTGCGCCACATCGTTGCTTATCTCGGCCGCAGCAGCCAGGTAAAGGCGAATGCGATCACCGATGCCATTCTCGCCGGATCGCGGCCGACACGCGCCGTGCATGACGTCTGGGCCGCCGCGCAGAGCGAGCGCATGACCTTCCTGCAGCAGAAGATGATCGAGGCCGCAAAGGATATTCATGAGACCGGCGAAAGCCTTTCGACGCGCTCGCACATACACCTGACACGGATCCTGGCGCTGTGTGCCGGCCTGCTGATACTCGCCACATTGGTGCTGCTGCTGGCGGCAAAGGGCCTGCGCCTGATCGACCGGCTGACCCAGGATCGGGAGACGCTGGTGGGCGAGTTGCGCAGCGCCGCCCAGACCGATCTTCTGACCGGCCTTTACAACAGGCGCGGCTTCGAGGTCGCCGCATCCGCACTTCTCACACAGGCCGAGCACGGATCACGCTGGATTTCCGTCGTGCTGTTCGACCTCGATCATTTCAAGAAGATCAACGACCTTCACGGGCATGACGCCGGCGATGCCGTGCTCCGGCATGTCGCGGGCGTCGCGCGTGAGAATTTTCGTTCCTTCGATCTCTTGGTGCGCCATGGCGGCGAGGAGTTCCTGGCGCTTCTGCCGGATTCGACGCCTGACGATGCTGCAATCGTTGCCGAGCGTGTGCGGCTGGCGATCGAGGCGGCGGAAATCCCCCTGCCGAGCGGCGATGTTCTCAAGGTGACGGCGAGTTTCGGATGCGCCGGACGGGCAAATGAAGCCACCAACCGGAACTTCGAGGATCTGGTCAAACGCGCCGACCTGGCGCTTTACGCCGCCAAGGCCTCCGGCCGCAATTGCGTCGTCTCGGGACCAATCATCCAGGCCCCGGTGCAGGAGGAGCGACGCAAGGCGGCTTCCGGCGGCGGCTTTGATTCCCGCAAATGA
- a CDS encoding lytic murein transglycosylase, protein MRMTTFFLAALTMAGVLHALPAAAQGAQCGNNSSGFGAWVADFKQEAAANGVSRSVLDRAFANVNYNRPTIAADRGQKSFKLSFDAFMQKRGGAAIISRGRSMKAANQALFASIERRFGVPAGPLIAIWGMETGFGSYMGNQHTLSAVSTLAYDCRRSQYFTDQLYAALQLVSEGYLSPQAKGAAHGEIGQTQFLPRNVVRFGADGDGNGRVDMVGSRADALASTANFLKGHGWRAGAGYQPGEPNFVAIQGWNAASVYQQAIAYIGQQIDGK, encoded by the coding sequence ATGCGCATGACAACATTCTTTCTGGCGGCGTTGACGATGGCGGGCGTCCTCCACGCGCTGCCGGCAGCGGCCCAGGGCGCTCAATGCGGTAATAATAGCAGCGGTTTCGGTGCATGGGTCGCCGACTTCAAGCAGGAAGCGGCGGCAAACGGCGTCAGCCGCTCGGTCCTCGACCGCGCCTTCGCCAACGTCAATTACAACAGGCCGACGATTGCCGCCGACCGCGGCCAGAAGAGCTTTAAGCTCTCCTTCGACGCTTTCATGCAGAAGCGCGGCGGTGCCGCGATCATCTCCCGCGGTCGCAGCATGAAGGCCGCCAATCAGGCGCTTTTTGCCTCGATCGAGCGCCGTTTCGGCGTTCCGGCCGGCCCGCTGATTGCGATCTGGGGCATGGAGACCGGTTTCGGCAGCTACATGGGCAACCAGCATACGCTGTCGGCTGTTTCGACCCTTGCCTATGACTGCCGTCGTTCGCAATATTTCACCGACCAGCTCTATGCAGCACTCCAGCTCGTCTCCGAGGGTTATCTGAGCCCACAGGCCAAGGGCGCTGCCCATGGTGAAATCGGCCAGACGCAGTTTCTGCCGCGCAATGTCGTGCGCTTCGGCGCCGACGGCGACGGCAACGGCCGCGTCGACATGGTCGGTTCCCGCGCCGATGCACTAGCCTCGACGGCGAATTTCCTCAAGGGCCACGGCTGGCGCGCCGGCGCCGGCTATCAGCCGGGAGAGCCGAATTTCGTCGCCATCCAGGGCTGGAACGCCGCCAGCGTCTACCAGCAGGCGATCGCCTATATCGGTCAGCAGATCGACGGCAAATAG
- a CDS encoding aspartate-semialdehyde dehydrogenase: MGFKVAVAGATGNVGREMLNILSERGFPADEVVALASSRSQGTEVSYGDRTLKVSNLENYDFSDTDICLMSAGGEVSKKYSPKIGQQGCIVIDNSSAWRYDADVPLIVPEVNPDAISQFTKRNIIANPNCSTAQLVVALKPLHDFAKIKRVVISTYQSVSGAGKDGMDELFNQTRAVFVADPIENKKFTKRIAFNVIPHIDVFMEDGYTKEEWKVLAETKKMLDPKIKVTCTAVRVPVFIGHSESVNIEFENEITADQARDILRDAPGCLVIDKREDGGYITPYESAGEDATYISRIREDATVENGLNIWVVSDNLRKGAALNAIQIAELLVNRGLVKPRKQAA; encoded by the coding sequence ATGGGTTTCAAAGTAGCAGTTGCGGGAGCAACCGGAAATGTCGGCCGGGAGATGCTCAACATCCTCTCGGAGCGAGGCTTCCCCGCCGATGAGGTCGTGGCACTCGCCTCCTCGCGTTCGCAGGGCACCGAGGTTTCCTACGGTGACCGGACGCTGAAGGTCTCCAATCTGGAGAATTACGATTTCTCCGATACCGACATCTGCCTGATGTCGGCCGGCGGCGAGGTCTCCAAGAAGTACTCGCCGAAGATCGGCCAGCAGGGCTGCATCGTCATCGACAATTCCTCGGCCTGGCGCTACGACGCCGACGTGCCGCTGATCGTGCCGGAAGTCAACCCGGATGCCATCAGCCAGTTCACCAAGCGCAACATCATCGCCAATCCGAATTGCTCGACCGCCCAGCTGGTGGTGGCGTTGAAGCCACTGCACGACTTCGCCAAGATCAAGCGTGTCGTCATCTCGACCTACCAGTCGGTCTCCGGCGCCGGCAAGGACGGCATGGACGAGCTCTTCAATCAGACACGCGCCGTCTTCGTCGCCGATCCGATCGAGAACAAGAAATTCACCAAGCGTATTGCCTTCAATGTCATCCCGCATATCGACGTCTTCATGGAGGACGGCTACACCAAGGAAGAATGGAAGGTGCTGGCCGAGACGAAGAAGATGCTCGACCCGAAGATCAAGGTGACCTGCACCGCGGTGCGCGTGCCGGTTTTCATCGGTCATTCGGAATCGGTCAACATCGAATTCGAAAACGAGATCACCGCCGACCAGGCCCGCGACATCCTGCGCGATGCACCGGGTTGCCTCGTCATCGACAAGCGCGAGGATGGCGGCTACATCACGCCTTATGAATCCGCCGGCGAGGATGCGACCTACATTTCGCGCATCCGCGAGGATGCGACGGTCGAAAACGGCCTGAACATCTGGGTGGTCTCCGACAATCTGCGCAAGGGCGCTGCGTTGAACGCCATCCAGATCGCCGAGCTGCTCGTCAATCGTGGTCTCGTCAAGCCGCGCAAGCAGGCTGCCTGA